ATATATGATCACTCATCTAAGAGGCAGTGGCCTTAATAAAATCTTGATGGATTGAGGCATCTTACTTTCATTCTGAGCATCTTTCAAATACCTGAACATCTGTTTACCAGCGACAGAGTTAGCGGAATGAATGGTGATCCTTTCAGCGAATAACTGTTTTTCCACCATGTAATGTACGAGCATTAGTCCATTCCGGGTCTTGCTTTCCAAGTCGTGATCCAATGAAAGGTGATCGATCGAAAAATGAAGCAGAAGGTCAATACATTCATCGATATCTTTCGCGAGAATGTACCCTTCAGGACAGTGTCGATAGTCGTCTAAAAATACGTTTACTGTCATAGTTATTCTTCTTTCGTCATTTGACTTAATTCAACCCTATCAGATATTGACAAATACTTATATAGGCAAATAGTATGAAAAATACCAATATACTGGTAAATTTTTTGGTGGTGTATAGTGGATAATCATTGTAACAGATGGAGCTGATAAGGAAAAAAGTAGTGATACCGCTTATTGGGATAGGACTTCCATTAACAGGTCCGGTCGATCGGTAATGATTCCATCGGCACCGAGATCAACGAGTCTCTCCATTGTTTCTTTATCATTGATCGTCCAATAGTGAAGATAAAGGCCGATGCGGTGGGCCCCGTGTATCAAGACAGGGTTGGTCAGATCGAACCTTCCCTCCTGAAGTGGCAGCTGAAAGGCATCAACGTTCGATTTATATAAGTTTCTAAGGAATAGTTTATGAAGCAGGACGAATTTCTTCGCTTCCTGCTTCCCCCCCTGAGTCGCCAC
The nucleotide sequence above comes from Bacillus sp. KH172YL63. Encoded proteins:
- a CDS encoding cyclic-phosphate processing receiver domain-containing protein, giving the protein MTVNVFLDDYRHCPEGYILAKDIDECIDLLLHFSIDHLSLDHDLESKTRNGLMLVHYMVEKQLFAERITIHSANSVAGKQMFRYLKDAQNESKMPQSIKILLRPLPLR